The following proteins are co-located in the Caldilineales bacterium genome:
- a CDS encoding DUF2089 domain-containing protein has product MLALPTHCPFCDGELVVTEIYCRQCDVTSHGRFAPGPVAEFEAAQLPVLRRFARLSPEQLELMEAFVRCEGKLNRLQEEVGLSYPTLRSRLNDMLQVMGFTPPQQETPPRVERKQVLDDLAAGKISAAEAATLLREARS; this is encoded by the coding sequence ATGCTGGCCCTGCCCACCCATTGCCCATTCTGCGACGGCGAACTGGTCGTCACCGAAATCTATTGCCGCCAGTGCGATGTCACCAGCCACGGGCGCTTCGCCCCCGGCCCCGTGGCCGAGTTCGAGGCGGCGCAACTGCCGGTGCTGCGCCGTTTCGCCCGTCTCTCGCCCGAACAACTGGAACTGATGGAAGCCTTTGTGCGTTGCGAGGGCAAGCTCAACCGTCTGCAAGAAGAAGTAGGTCTCTCCTATCCCACCCTGCGCTCGCGTCTCAACGACATGCTCCAGGTCATGGGCTTCACACCGCCACAGCAGGAAACGCCCCCACGGGTCGAACGCAAGCAGGTGCTGGACGACCTGGCCGCGGGAAAAATCAGCGCCGCCGAAGCCGCGACGCTGCTGCGGGAGGCCCGTTCATGA
- a CDS encoding stage 0 sporulation family protein: protein MPQVIGVQFQPVTKIYYFDPNGYTDLLPGEWVLVETARGRELVQVVHAAKEVDAQAVNSDLKPVVRRANAQDLALRNQWAAREPEAMEICARKAREHRLAMKVVRCSYSYNGRRLVVEYTADQRVDFRQLVKDLSQQFSARIEMRQIGVRDEAKFIGGFGKCGRDLCCSAFLREFHAVSIKMAKNQNLPLNPTDISGTCGRLLCSLAYEDATYTELRRYLPRPGQMVQTPDGVGQVRYVNVLMELVTVEMGEGGSRSELPAADLHAPGDPNRRYGKKWPS from the coding sequence ATGCCTCAAGTCATCGGTGTTCAATTTCAACCCGTCACCAAAATCTATTATTTCGATCCCAACGGCTACACCGACTTGCTGCCGGGCGAGTGGGTGTTGGTCGAAACGGCGCGGGGCCGCGAGTTGGTGCAGGTCGTCCACGCGGCCAAAGAGGTGGACGCGCAGGCGGTGAACAGCGACCTGAAGCCGGTCGTCCGCCGCGCCAACGCCCAAGACCTGGCCCTGCGCAACCAATGGGCGGCGCGCGAGCCAGAAGCGATGGAAATCTGTGCGCGCAAGGCCCGCGAACACCGCCTGGCGATGAAAGTCGTGCGCTGTTCGTATAGTTATAACGGCCGGCGATTGGTGGTGGAATATACGGCCGACCAGCGCGTTGATTTCAGGCAGCTGGTCAAAGACCTGTCGCAGCAGTTCAGCGCCCGCATCGAGATGCGGCAGATCGGCGTGCGCGACGAAGCCAAGTTCATCGGCGGTTTTGGCAAATGCGGGCGCGACCTTTGTTGCAGCGCCTTCCTGCGCGAGTTCCACGCCGTCTCGATCAAGATGGCCAAGAACCAGAATTTGCCGCTGAACCCCACCGATATTTCTGGCACCTGTGGCCGCCTGCTGTGCAGCCTGGCCTACGAAGACGCCACCTACACCGAATTGCGTCGTTATCTGCCCAGGCCCGGCCAGATGGTGCAAACGCCCGACGGCGTCGGCCAGGTGCGCTATGTGAACGTCCTGATGGAATTGGTCACGGTTGAGATGGGGGAGGGTGGGTCGCGCAGCGAACTACCTGCCGCCGACCTGCACGCTCCGGGCGACCCCAACCGTCGCTACGGCAAAAAGTGGCCGAGCTAA
- the holB gene encoding DNA polymerase III subunit delta': protein MPAPLLRVYGHDWAQRLLQASVLSGRTSHAYLFTGPDQVGKTTLALAFAQALTCASPQSGPGLGACGRCRSCRLAAEGGHPDHRLVEAQGGQLKIEQVRDLIREAALSPIEGRFKVFILPGFDRANANSANALLKTLEEPTDSTRILLTSSQAAGLLPTITSRCQTLSLRPLPAVAIAAALQEGWGAALAQADLLAGLSAGRLGWAVQMLTRPDAWARQQQRLNEGQSLARQNRVERLAYAARLADSDDLETTLRSWLLWWRDVLFVQQGCGELIVHRDQQEQVRAAAAASPPGDVRRFLAALMTTAGYLRQNVNVQLALESLLLKAPSMA, encoded by the coding sequence ATGCCCGCTCCTCTTCTCCGCGTCTACGGCCACGACTGGGCGCAGCGGCTTCTGCAAGCGTCCGTCCTCTCTGGCCGCACCAGCCACGCCTACCTTTTCACCGGCCCCGACCAGGTGGGCAAGACGACCCTGGCTCTGGCCTTCGCCCAGGCCCTCACCTGCGCCTCGCCGCAGTCCGGCCCCGGCCTGGGGGCGTGCGGACGCTGCCGCTCGTGCCGGCTGGCGGCCGAGGGCGGCCACCCCGACCACCGCCTGGTGGAGGCGCAGGGCGGGCAACTGAAGATCGAACAGGTGCGCGACCTCATCCGCGAGGCGGCGTTGTCGCCGATCGAAGGCCGCTTCAAGGTCTTCATCCTCCCCGGCTTCGACCGGGCCAACGCCAACTCGGCCAACGCCCTCCTGAAGACGCTGGAAGAGCCGACCGACTCGACCCGCATCCTGCTCACCTCCAGCCAGGCGGCCGGGCTATTGCCCACCATCACCTCGCGCTGCCAGACTCTGAGTTTGCGGCCGCTGCCGGCGGTGGCCATTGCTGCTGCTTTGCAGGAAGGCTGGGGGGCAGCGCTGGCGCAGGCAGATTTGCTGGCCGGGCTGAGCGCCGGTCGGTTGGGCTGGGCCGTGCAGATGCTGACGCGCCCCGACGCCTGGGCCAGACAACAGCAGCGTCTGAACGAAGGGCAGTCCCTGGCCCGGCAGAACCGGGTCGAGCGCCTGGCCTACGCCGCCCGGCTGGCCGATAGCGACGACCTGGAAACGACCTTGCGCAGCTGGTTGCTGTGGTGGCGCGATGTGTTGTTTGTGCAGCAGGGATGCGGGGAACTGATCGTCCATCGCGACCAACAAGAGCAGGTGCGGGCCGCGGCGGCGGCTTCGCCGCCGGGCGACGTGCGGCGTTTCCTGGCGGCGCTGATGACTACGGCCGGCTATCTGCGCCAGAATGTGAATGTGCAGTTGGCACTCGAGAGCTTGTTGCTCAAAGCGCCGTCGATGGCGTAG
- a CDS encoding glycosyltransferase family 4 protein encodes MQIGIDIRLTYHRQGGISWYAIRLVHALAKIDPDNQYVLLQHHRQHEPLVAAPNFRRVRLYAPVHHRFEQWPLSLETRRLGLDLIHSPDFIPPLRHRLPSVITVHDLGFLLYPNFVTAEAARYYGQTEVAVRRANRIIAVSQSTRKDLIRILGAPEDKIHVVYEAADPLFQPCTRAEASEHLRSVGLVVPEEFLLFVGTIEPRKNLGTLLRSYHLLRQSYGVDLPLLLVGAPGWLAQDIYELVGALHLEGKVYFLTNIAANESLRSLYNLATMLVHPAYYEGFGLTPLEAMACGTPVVCSNAGSLPEVVGDAALLVPPDDVEGWAVAMQRLLADADLRARLRQRGLTRASAFSWEKAARETLDIYRQVVASG; translated from the coding sequence ATGCAGATTGGTATCGACATCCGCCTGACCTATCACCGCCAGGGCGGGATCAGCTGGTATGCCATCCGGCTCGTCCATGCCCTGGCCAAGATCGACCCCGATAACCAGTATGTGCTGCTCCAACACCACCGTCAGCACGAACCGTTGGTGGCGGCGCCGAACTTTCGACGCGTGCGCCTCTATGCGCCCGTGCACCATCGCTTCGAGCAGTGGCCGCTGAGCCTGGAGACCCGCCGCCTCGGCCTCGACCTGATCCACAGCCCCGACTTCATCCCACCCCTGCGTCATCGCCTCCCCTCGGTCATCACCGTCCACGACCTGGGTTTTCTGCTCTACCCGAATTTCGTCACGGCCGAGGCTGCCCGCTATTATGGCCAGACCGAGGTGGCGGTGCGCCGGGCCAACCGCATCATCGCCGTCAGCCAGTCCACCCGCAAGGACCTGATCCGAATCCTGGGCGCGCCCGAAGACAAAATCCACGTCGTCTACGAGGCCGCCGACCCGCTGTTTCAGCCCTGCACGCGGGCCGAGGCCAGCGAGCACCTGCGCTCGGTGGGCTTGGTCGTCCCCGAAGAATTCCTGCTCTTCGTCGGCACCATCGAGCCGCGCAAAAACCTGGGCACGCTCCTGCGTTCGTACCATCTCTTGCGCCAATCGTACGGCGTTGACCTGCCGCTGCTGTTGGTGGGCGCACCCGGCTGGTTGGCGCAGGACATCTACGAGCTGGTGGGGGCGCTGCATCTCGAAGGCAAGGTCTACTTCCTGACCAATATCGCTGCCAACGAATCGTTGCGATCCCTCTACAACCTGGCGACGATGCTCGTCCACCCGGCCTACTACGAGGGCTTTGGCCTGACGCCGCTGGAGGCCATGGCCTGTGGCACGCCGGTAGTGTGTTCCAACGCCGGCAGCCTGCCCGAAGTGGTGGGCGACGCCGCCCTCTTGGTCCCGCCCGACGACGTCGAAGGCTGGGCGGTGGCCATGCAGCGGCTGCTGGCCGACGCCGACCTGCGGGCGCGGCTCCGGCAGCGTGGTCTGACCCGCGCCTCCGCCTTCTCGTGGGAAAAGGCCGCCCGCGAGACGCTGGACATCTACCGGCAGGTGGTGGCCTCGGGATGA
- a CDS encoding acyltransferase gives MSQDTGNIVESAAGFYNPGSELRRMLKNSLQTLIRRLKNAPDYTIDAQLPTTALVTLIKERGLALVRGWLRRPFLAECGGALFVGRRVQLLNTRSLHLGRSVTLEDDVKIDALSREGVWLGNSVAIGRFTVIECTGVITHLGQGFRIGDHSNLGDYNFVGAAGGVSIGQNVLIGQGVRFHSENHVTARTDIPIKAQGVSNRGIVVEDDVWLGSGAILLDGVRVGTGAVVAAGSVVTREVPPFAVVGGSPAQVLKYRQEPSPQL, from the coding sequence TTGTCGCAAGACACCGGCAACATTGTCGAATCGGCGGCGGGGTTTTACAATCCGGGGTCGGAGCTTCGCCGTATGCTGAAGAATTCGTTACAGACGCTGATTCGCAGGCTCAAGAACGCACCCGATTATACCATCGATGCCCAACTGCCAACGACTGCCCTGGTCACGTTGATCAAGGAACGAGGGCTGGCGTTGGTGCGAGGCTGGTTGCGCCGGCCGTTTCTGGCCGAGTGCGGAGGCGCCCTGTTCGTTGGCCGCCGCGTCCAGCTTCTGAATACGCGCTCGCTGCACCTGGGCCGCAGCGTCACCCTGGAAGACGATGTCAAGATCGACGCCCTCAGCCGCGAGGGCGTGTGGCTGGGAAACAGTGTGGCCATCGGCCGCTTCACGGTCATCGAATGCACGGGGGTGATCACCCACCTGGGCCAGGGCTTCCGGATCGGCGACCACTCCAATCTGGGCGACTACAACTTCGTGGGTGCGGCGGGCGGGGTCAGCATCGGCCAGAATGTGCTCATCGGCCAGGGCGTGCGCTTCCATTCCGAAAACCATGTCACGGCCCGCACCGACATCCCCATCAAGGCGCAGGGCGTGAGCAACCGCGGCATCGTGGTGGAGGATGATGTCTGGCTCGGTTCGGGCGCCATCCTGCTCGATGGCGTGCGGGTGGGGACGGGGGCAGTGGTGGCGGCGGGGAGCGTCGTCACCCGCGAGGTGCCACCCTTTGCCGTGGTGGGCGGGTCGCCGGCCCAGGTCCTCAAGTATCGCCAGGAGCCATCCCCCCAGCTATGA